The following coding sequences lie in one Arachis stenosperma cultivar V10309 chromosome 5, arast.V10309.gnm1.PFL2, whole genome shotgun sequence genomic window:
- the LOC130982158 gene encoding probable protein phosphatase 2C 67: protein MFPRRSQRRKILRLSKLLSKFMLMQLRIRVLGTQWKMLGCAHFAIYDGHGGRLAAEYAQKHLHVNVISAGLPRELLDVKAAKRAILDGFRKTDESLLQESSEGGWQDGATAVSVRVLGQKVFVANIGDAKAVLARSTISDGSQGNSDGAHALKAIVLTREHKPIFPQECARIQKVQNASMMIG, encoded by the exons ATGTTCCCTCGAAGAAGCCAAAGACGGAAGATTCTTCGGTTGTCGAAGCTTCTTTCGAAATTCATGCTGATGCAGCTGAGGATAAGGGTTCTAGGCACACAATGGAAGATGCTTGG GTGTGCACATTTTGCAATTTATGATGGGCATGGAGGACGGTTGGCTGCAGAATATGCACAGAAGCATTTGCATGTGAATGTTATCTCAGCTGGATTACCACGTGAGTTG TTGGATGTAAAGGCAGCTAAAAGAGCTATACTTGATG GTTTTCGTAAAACCGATGAGTCTCTTCTTCAAGAAAGTTCTGAAG GGGGATGGCAGGATGGTGCCACAGCTGTCTCTGTCCGGGTATTGGGACAAAAA GTTTTCGTTGCAAACATAGGAGATGCCAAAGCAGTTTTGGCTCGGTCAACTATAAGTGATGGATCCCAAGGTAATTCTGATGGAGCCCATGCACTAAAGGCTATTGTTTTGACGAGAGAGCACAAACCTATCTTTCCACAGGAATGCGCACGCATTCAGAAGGTTCAAAATGCTTCAATGATGATTGGTTAG
- the LOC130982157 gene encoding putative F-box protein At5g60060, with product MDEINRWADIDENLLKEISKRFHAYDDYIQLRLVCKEWSLKLPKIPNGNKIPWLLLPDETVRNHSYEDEEIYHLMQLAAADDETLDTCALEERDIYHVMLPEMQSYNKFIRGSGHGWFIVQSISDGTMQMLNPFTNRRSYLPPVSAFPDIIDYQPDNHGDEYTLWDFRDIRSTMERDLVHRRHVYKVIINSSPEHDIENFMAVVIFGPNRRLAFYKPGNMRWVEFPTRDKWFDDVIFFQEKIYAINNYGQLYEFDTKTRAGLKGGIHETRPPSKIFLSPLRHKYLIGCPNGSLLMLVRHIEKKGEEFETSKFDIYELKRNRKKWSTIDNLGNYILVIGFNSSVQIPVPYLSKGNQIWFTDNLSLYYGPVAQDIGIFDLDHGSFHRVLLAVKFLCPPVWLLP from the coding sequence ATGGACGAGATTAATCGATGGGCAGACATCGATGAAAATTTGTTGAAAGAAATTTCAAAACGGTTCCATGCCTACGATGATTACATCCAACTTCGATTGGTTTGCAAAGAGTGGAGCTTGAAACTTCCAAAGATTCCCAATGGAAACAAAATTCCGTGGTTATTGTTACCTGACGAAACTGTCAGGAATCATTCATACGAAGACGAGGAGATTTATCATCTCATGCAATTAGCTGCTGCAGATGATGAAACTCTTGATACTTGCGCCCTTGAAGAGAGAGATATTTACCATGTCATGCTGCCAGAGATGCAGTCGTACAACAAGTTCATCCGCGGTTCTGGTCATGGATGGTTTATTGTCCAATCCATATCTGATGGCACTATGCAAATGTTAAATCCATTTACAAATCGTAGATCGTATCTTCCTCCAGTCTCAGCTTTTCCTGATATAATTGATTACCAGCCTGATAATCATGGGGATGAATACACACTCTGGGATTTTCGTGACATTAGGAGCACCATGGAAAGAGATTTAGTGCATAGACGCCATGTTTATAAGGTTATTATAAACTCATCTCCTGAGCATGACATTGAAAATTTTATGGCGGTAGTGATATTCGGACCTAACCGGAGACTGGCCTTTTACAAGCCCGGCAATATGAGATGGGTAGAATTTCCGACAAGAGATAAGTGGTTTGATGACGTAATATTTTTCCAAGAAAAGATATATGCCATAAACAATTACGGGCAGCTATATGAATTTGATACAAAGACAAGAGCAGGGCTCAAGGGAGGAATCCATGAAACCAGACCTCCATCTAAAATTTTCTTAAGCCCTCTCAGGCATAAATATCTTATTGGGTGCCCCAATGGAAGCTTATTGATGTTGGTAAGACATATAGAGAAAAAAGGCGAAGAATTTGAAACTTCTAAATTCGATATCTATGAGTtaaaaagaaacagaaaaaaatGGTCAACAATAGATAATTTAGGTAATTATATACTAGTGATTGGATTTAATTCTTCTGTTCAAATTCCTGTGCCTTATCTAAGCAAAGGAAATCAGATTTGGTTTACGGATAACCTATCATTATATTACGGTCCTGTTGCTCAAGATATCGGCATCTTTGACTTGGACCATGGAAGTTTCCATAGAGTATTGTTAGCGGTGAAGTTCCTTTGTCCTCCTGTTTGGTTGTTGCCCTAA
- the LOC130981503 gene encoding uncharacterized protein LOC130981503, translating to MNYLMDLDIKGGRFTWFGNPRNGVITRERIDRALVNWEWRALYQQASLKTLPAISSDHSPLILNMNQIQKTEKNFKFEAFWTDHEECENIVKRGWEKEDIQGCVWKGITRRMENCKEELTNWSKKTLKRADKEICKLKEELKKLQDSDLSQEKQQRIQQIKENIAAL from the coding sequence ATGAATTATCTCATGGATCTAGATATAAAAGGAGGAAGATTCACATGGTTCGGAAATCCAAGGAATGGAGTCATCACAAGGGAAAGGATAGATAGGGCATTGGTCAATTGGGAATGGAGGGCACTGTATCAGCAGGCATCACTCAAAACTCTACCGGCTATTAGTTCAGATCATAGCCCATTGATTCTGAACATGAAtcagattcagaagacagagaaGAACTTCAAGTTCGAGGCATTTTGGACTGACCATGAGGAATGTGAGAATATAGTAAAAAGGGGATGGGAAAAGGAAGACATCCAAGGTTGCGTATGGAAAGGAATAACAAGAAGGATGGAAAACTGCAAAGAGGAGTTGACAAATTGGAGCAAGAAGACACTAAAGCGAGCAGATAAAGAAATATGCAAATTGAAGGAAGAATTAAAGAAGTTACAGGATTCGGACTTATCACAAGAGAAGCAGCAGAGAATTCAGCAAATAAAAGAGAACATAGCTGCTCTatga
- the LOC130981504 gene encoding probable methyltransferase PMT15, giving the protein METIKGVTPSTFIKDNQLWKKRISYYKKVNSQLGKAGRYRNLLDMNAYLGGFAASLVEYPVWVMNVVPVQAKVDTLGAIYERGLIGTYHNWCEAMSTYPRTYDLIHADSVFSLYNQRCELEDILLEMDRILRPEGSVILRDDVDILVKVKSIVNGLNWESQIVDHEDGPLEREKLLFAGQLLKLQTEEWLRHRAVHARTS; this is encoded by the exons ATGGAGACCATAAAAGGGGTTACACCTTCAACCTTCATAAAGGACAATCAATTATGGAAGAAAAGGATATCATATTATAAGAAAGTTAACAGTCAGCTAGGTAAAGCTGGGAGATACAGAAACCTTCTTGACATGAATGCTTACTTGGGTGGATTTGCTGCTTCTCTTGTTGAGTACCCTGTTTGGGTCATGAATGTGGTTCCTGTTCAAGCCAAGGTTGACACACTTGGAGCAATTTATGAAAGGGGATTGATTGGAACATACCATAATTG GTGTGAAGCAATGTCCACTTATCCTAGAACTTATGATTTAATTCATGCTGATTCAGTCTTCAGCCTTTACAACCAAAG ATGTGAATTAGAAGACATTCTGCTAGAAATGGATAGGATTCTTAGGCCAGAAGGAAGTGTGATACTCAGAGATGATGTTGATATATTAGTAAAAGTAAAGAGTATAGTCAACGGTTTGAATTGGGAAAGTCAAATTGTTGACCATGAAGATGGGCCTCTTGAAAGAGAGAAACTTTTATTTGCTGGACAGCTCCTAAAGCTTCAAACG GAGGAATGGCTAAGGCACAGAGCGGTACATGCTCGAACGAGCTGA